Within Pseudomonas alloputida, the genomic segment TCACCTTGGCCATTACAGCTCCGCGAATGCATTGCCCTTCGGCGCGTCTTTTTTACCCCCGCCCACCTTGGACCGATCAGCCGGCGTCATGCCGAACTTGCCGAGCATGGCTTCCAGGCGCACCAGCTTGGCGGCAGGGAAATCGATGGGGTCGTTGCGAAACTGGGCCAGCAGGTTGGCGGCCAATTCCAGGCTGAGCCGGTCGGAGTTGGTCAGCACATCCCGCGGGGCGTACTTCGCGATCTCCTTCCAGGCGTGGAGCACTGCTCCATTGATGTGAGCCGGCGGCGCGGTCAGCTCACCCACCGGTTCGGCATCCTCACGGCGACGCTGGGGGTCTTTCTTGAACGCAC encodes:
- a CDS encoding terminase — translated: MARPRKPTNVLELTGAFKKDPQRRREDAEPVGELTAPPAHINGAVLHAWKEIAKYAPRDVLTNSDRLSLELAANLLAQFRNDPIDFPAAKLVRLEAMLGKFGMTPADRSKVGGGKKDAPKGNAFAEL